CAATGCAGTAAtgtttttattctatttttaaattaaggtctagtatatatatgtatacaTGTGTGTTTGTGTAtgttagtaaaaaaaattttttcatttctaaGACCCAGTACTATCTGCATAATCTTgttaattttgattatatagtaaatttttaaccaacttttttttaaccaGGACCAAACAAGATGTTTAGTAAGTTCAAACGAGTCCCCGCTGCAACTCCACCCCCTAAAAGAACCACTCCTTTCCAGAGTTTTATTCAACTTTTAACTTTCATATTCATGTGTGGTAACTCCACCATGTTAAccattataattatatctGGTGCTGTTGAAAATAGAGCCATTGAAAGATTATTTTGGTTGAAATCCGATACTAGTGGTATTCCCAATGCACCTGATGTAACTAAATGGACATTTTGGGGGATTAAATCCGTAGGAAGTAAtgattctaattcattattttatgGATCTAATATGGGACCTGCATATCCTATTTCACCAGTAGACAATTTCCATACCAGAGATAATATCCCACATGGATGTATAAAACATCGGAATGCAATTTATTACATGTCCAGATGCTCGTTTGCATTTTTTTGGATCTCTTTGTCCTTCATGGGGATTGGTAACTTAATCTATGTGATGACGTTATGCTCTTACCAATTTGCCAAAgtgaattttttattaatcacCACTGGGTTTGTCTTTAACATTTGTGCTGCATGTGTTGGTTCAGCTGCTGCTGTGATTGCTGATCGTGCCTTCCATGGTGCTAATCGTAAATCTGAAGTCGGTGCAGCTATGTTTGGTTTGACATGGGCCAGTGCATTATTGGCCATTTTCATCATGATTAGTGTCACTTGGCAATTCTTCCATGCAAGATCCAAATACAAGCATAAAAAGAATAGTAGATATACTCCAATCACATCAACTCCAGAACCAAGTAGATACTCTACAATCAACTCCTCTTTGAattctgaaaaaaataacaagaattattataattcaaGAAACACAACTCCAGCTCGCCATGGTAGTTCTACTGTTCAAACCCCATCAAGCTATACACcatctttcttttcttccAACAACTCATCACCACCAGCATATTCCGAGAAAAAGGGACAAACCAAAGTTAGTGTCTATAGCATGCGAGACTCCACCTCTGTTTTGGATCAACCAATCTCATATAATATTAGCCCTACTACTCCATCACAATCGTTACAAGCCAATCGACATGGATTCAAAGGGATGAAGTTTTTCAAGATGAGAAGAAACCATCATAGCATGAGCGATGATGATTACAATGACATTTAAATCTACGcctaaaaaaagaattacGCTGAAGACAAACTCAAGTATAAATTTCCTAtactactattattattatttcttttccCCCCCCTTAATTATTGcttatttcttttcaataCTTCTGATGATACCcatatattaaagattgCCCAGGAACTATATTACACAATACTATTCTACACAATATTATACTACACTAGATCACAAGATCCATACAGATCGTAGTTCCAGCGACTGGAGAATGGCTAGAACGGCGAGCATAATTATATACATTTTCATATAGAGTCCTGTAGTTCGACAGACATCACCGTATATAGAATCTGTAGAACTATACAATTAACGTCCAAACTTTATAAATACTTGACACtagcatatatatatgccTTTCATCTATAATAAAGTCTTTGTTAATAGACATACAATATAGTCAAATCTGTGTATAGGTTGTTTCTGGGGTCCAATCTGATCTGGTAGCGCCGCTTCGGATCCCAGACGCCCGATCTTATACAGGCACGTGCTGCCCAGAAGTACCCCACAGATAGGCTCGCAAGGACGACGGCTACCCAG
The window above is part of the Henningerozyma blattae CBS 6284 chromosome 2, complete genome genome. Proteins encoded here:
- the SUR7 gene encoding Sur7p (similar to Saccharomyces cerevisiae SUR7 (YML052W); ancestral locus Anc_1.501) codes for the protein MFSKFKRVPAATPPPKRTTPFQSFIQLLTFIFMCGNSTMLTIIIISGAVENRAIERLFWLKSDTSGIPNAPDVTKWTFWGIKSVGSNDSNSLFYGSNMGPAYPISPVDNFHTRDNIPHGCIKHRNAIYYMSRCSFAFFWISLSFMGIGNLIYVMTLCSYQFAKVNFLLITTGFVFNICAACVGSAAAVIADRAFHGANRKSEVGAAMFGLTWASALLAIFIMISVTWQFFHARSKYKHKKNSRYTPITSTPEPSRYSTINSSLNSEKNNKNYYNSRNTTPARHGSSTVQTPSSYTPSFFSSNNSSPPAYSEKKGQTKVSVYSMRDSTSVLDQPISYNISPTTPSQSLQANRHGFKGMKFFKMRRNHHSMSDDDYNDI